A region of Rubrobacter calidifluminis DNA encodes the following proteins:
- the iolB gene encoding 5-deoxy-glucuronate isomerase: MPEIVVPSRAEPDPDGTLVRVTPESAGWGWVGFEVVRLEGPGILKRDNEGQEVCLVPLSGTIRVSGEAGSWEEVGGRKNVFDGLPHGLYLPPDVSYTVEATTGPAEVALCWSPAERGAEPLLVGPDDIEVERRGSGAFEREVRPILMADRPAEHLLVVEVITPQGHWSSYPPHKHDVEDPPRETYLEETYYHRLRPEGGFALQRVYSGDRSLDETVSVRDGDVVLVPRGYHTVSAPPGYDLYYLNVMAGPVREWAVSNDPDHEWLLK, encoded by the coding sequence TTGCCAGAGATCGTCGTCCCCAGCCGCGCCGAGCCCGACCCGGACGGCACCCTCGTCCGGGTGACCCCGGAGTCCGCCGGGTGGGGCTGGGTGGGCTTCGAGGTCGTGAGGCTCGAGGGCCCGGGGATCCTGAAACGCGACAACGAGGGCCAGGAGGTCTGCCTGGTGCCGCTCTCGGGGACCATCCGGGTCTCCGGGGAGGCGGGAAGCTGGGAAGAGGTGGGAGGCCGCAAGAACGTCTTCGACGGGCTGCCGCACGGCCTCTACCTCCCACCCGACGTCTCCTACACCGTGGAGGCGACGACGGGGCCGGCCGAGGTCGCCCTGTGCTGGTCCCCGGCCGAGCGTGGAGCGGAGCCGCTGCTCGTCGGGCCGGACGACATAGAGGTCGAGCGGCGCGGGAGCGGCGCCTTCGAGCGGGAGGTGCGCCCCATCCTGATGGCCGACCGTCCCGCCGAGCACCTGCTCGTCGTCGAGGTCATCACCCCGCAGGGCCACTGGTCGAGCTACCCGCCGCACAAGCACGACGTCGAGGACCCGCCGCGTGAGACCTACCTGGAGGAGACCTACTACCACCGTCTGAGACCGGAGGGAGGCTTCGCGCTGCAGCGGGTCTACAGCGGGGACCGCTCCCTCGACGAGACGGTGAGCGTGCGCGACGGGGACGTGGTGCTGGTCCCGAGGGGCTACCACACCGTCAGCGCCCCGCCCGGCTACGATCTCTACTACCTCAACGTCATGGCCGGGCCGGTGAGAGAATGGGCCGTAAGCAACGACCCGGACCACGAGTGGCTGCTAAAGTGA